In Actinoplanes lobatus, the DNA window AGCGGCTGTTGGAGAAGGCCACCAGGCTGCCGGGACCGAGCCGCACATGATGCGCGACGCTTTCCGCGGACTTCAGGAAATCGGTGACCGCGGCCCGGCGGTGCGGATTCTCGGCAACGATGGAACTGTGCCAGCGAATCGTCGGCCAATCGATTGATCCACCGATCGGGACGACGTCGTCGATGACGCTGGCTTGCGAGAAACTTTCCGGGGCGGCGATCCGGAAACGCTGCCCGCGCAATTCTCGAACAGTCTCCGGACGGCATCGGAGAATGGCGTCGGCGATCCGGACCAGCCGGGTCGCGGGTCGCGGCTCCGGACTGCGGACCCCGTAGAGGACCACGAAATCCGGGCGGATGTCGTGGAAGGCCACCTCGGTGTGCAGCGACAGGTCCACCGCCGAGGACGCGTTCGACTGGGTCGCCGCGCCCTCCGGACGGGGCCGGACGTCGTGGACGAGGTCGCCGTCCTTCTCCGCCCGGTACCCGTACTCGTGGCCGAGCCGCCGGGTCACCATGCCCAGCCAGGTCCAGCCCAGCACGGGTGCGGCGGGCTCGTCGGCCGGCAGGCCGTGGACGACGACCGCGTCGGCGGCGCCGTCCCGCAGCCGGTCCAGCGCGTCACGGACCCGCTCCGGCAAAAGCGTGTCGTTCAGCGCGGCGAGCCGGAAATGCTCGTCGGTGTCCCGGCGGTCGGGATGCCCGGAAACGCGGCCGACGACCTGTTCCCGTGCCCGCCGCGCCATTTCCGCGGCCTCGGAAACGGAGATCGATTCCGTCAGCACACCGCTCGGTGATGCGGTCACGCCCTCCACCTCCCTCGCATTTCCGTTTTCCCGTTGCCGAGAACGTTACGGATTCGAGGAATAGCGGGGCAATACCGAACGGCACGGATAGGGGTTCTTGATCGAGAACCCCTATCCGCCGATTGTCAGGGGCGCATCTCGTAGGCGCCGACCAGGGCGAGGACCTGATCCCAGACGGCCGCGTCGCGCTTCTCGTCGGTCACCGGGCGGCGGACGTGGGCCAGCGCCCAGGCCGCCTGCGCCTCGGTGGTGGCGGCCTTGCCGTGCAGCTCGGTGGCGTAGGCCGAGAAGTCCCGGACCAGGATCGCGAAGATCTCGTCCAGCAGGTCGTCGTCCACTCCGGCCGGTCCGGCCTGCTCCAGGATCAGCTGTCCGTAGACGATCAGCGCGAACAGGTGGCCGATCGCGAGCAGGAAGTCCAGGTCCTTCTGCTGCTCCTCGCTCGGGGCGTGCTCCCGCAGCAGCGCGCAGAACCCGTCGGCCTGCTCCCGGAACCGGGCGACGTTCGGGATCGCGGCGGCGGCGTCGTACGCGGTCCGCCAGTCGTGGAAGCGGATGGCGCCGAGCCCGCGCGCCGGGCCCTGCCGGAACAGGAACTCGTCGTCGGCCGGGTCGTGCCGCGTCGCGACGGGCTCGTAGGTGGCCGGGTTGAACAGGTAGTTCGGCATGAACTTGAGGATCAGCGCCAGGTTGACGTGCACCGTGCCCTCAAGTTTCGGCAGGCCACGGATGTCCATGGCGGCCTTGTCGAAGTAGGTGTCCGCCTCGAAGCCCTTGGCCGCGATGACGTCCCACATCAGGTCGACGACCTTCTCGCCCTCGGTGGTGACCTTCATCTTCGTCATCGGGTTGAACAGCAGATAACGGCGGTCGTCGGGGCCGGCGCTGCGGAAGTAGTCGACGGCGCGGTCGCTGAACAGCTTCATGGCGACGAGCCGGGCGTACGCGTCGGTCAGCTCCCGCCGCACGTGCGGGAACGCGGTGACCGGCTTGCCGTACAGAATGCGCTGGTGGGCGTGGGTGACGGCCTCGTACATGGCGTGCTCGCAGATGCCGATCGCGGCCGTACACAGGTTGAACTTGCCCACGTTGACTGTATTGAGTGCAGCATCGAATGCACTCTTGCCGGTGTGCAGTACATCTACTGCATTGACTGGATAGTCAATCAACTCGAACGTGCTGACGTACATCTGCTTGTTCACGACGTTCTTGATCAGGTGGTAGTTCTCGTGCCGGCTGTCGGCGGAGAAGAACACGTACCCGTCCGGGCCCTCGACGTCGGAGCGGCGGCCGAACACCGACACCAGCCCGGCCACGTTGCCGTTGCCGATGTAGTACTTGGTGCCGCTCGCGGTGAACCCGCCGTCGCCGGTCGGCGTGAGGATCATGTCGGTGGCGTAGATGTCGGCGCCGTGGCCGCGCTCGGACAGCGCGAACGCCATCACGTGACCCTCGTCGAGCAGCTCGGCGGCCCGCTTGCGCTGGACCTCGTTGGCGCTCTGCCACACCGGGCCGAGACCGAGAACGGTCACCTGCCACGTGTACCAGTAGTCGAGCCCGTAGAAGCCGAGGATCTCGCTGAGCGCGGCGTTGCGGGCGGTGTCCCAGCGCTTGTCCGGGTTGCCAGCCGCGTCGGCGGCCGGGGTCAGGAACGTCGCGAACAGGCCCTCACGTGCCGAGAACTCCAGGAAGTCGTCGTACCAGCTCCGGTCGATGTAGCTCTTGACCAGCGCGTTCTTGCCGCGTTCCTCG includes these proteins:
- a CDS encoding Fe(II)-2OG oxygenase family protein, with protein sequence MTASPSGVLTESISVSEAAEMARRAREQVVGRVSGHPDRRDTDEHFRLAALNDTLLPERVRDALDRLRDGAADAVVVHGLPADEPAAPVLGWTWLGMVTRRLGHEYGYRAEKDGDLVHDVRPRPEGAATQSNASSAVDLSLHTEVAFHDIRPDFVVLYGVRSPEPRPATRLVRIADAILRCRPETVRELRGQRFRIAAPESFSQASVIDDVVPIGGSIDWPTIRWHSSIVAENPHRRAAVTDFLKSAESVAHHVRLGPGSLVAFSNSRCLHGRDSFAARYDARDRWLLRTYVLRDVTRLMSRYGLEPDSAGIRTLAEAVAS
- a CDS encoding acyl-CoA dehydrogenase family protein codes for the protein MLLNPNTYDPAHLDDESRRLLRALVAFFEERGKNALVKSYIDRSWYDDFLEFSAREGLFATFLTPAADAAGNPDKRWDTARNAALSEILGFYGLDYWYTWQVTVLGLGPVWQSANEVQRKRAAELLDEGHVMAFALSERGHGADIYATDMILTPTGDGGFTASGTKYYIGNGNVAGLVSVFGRRSDVEGPDGYVFFSADSRHENYHLIKNVVNKQMYVSTFELIDYPVNAVDVLHTGKSAFDAALNTVNVGKFNLCTAAIGICEHAMYEAVTHAHQRILYGKPVTAFPHVRRELTDAYARLVAMKLFSDRAVDYFRSAGPDDRRYLLFNPMTKMKVTTEGEKVVDLMWDVIAAKGFEADTYFDKAAMDIRGLPKLEGTVHVNLALILKFMPNYLFNPATYEPVATRHDPADDEFLFRQGPARGLGAIRFHDWRTAYDAAAAIPNVARFREQADGFCALLREHAPSEEQQKDLDFLLAIGHLFALIVYGQLILEQAGPAGVDDDLLDEIFAILVRDFSAYATELHGKAATTEAQAAWALAHVRRPVTDEKRDAAVWDQVLALVGAYEMRP